The Streptomyces sp. DG1A-41 genomic sequence GCGCGTCCTCGTCGAAGACCTCACGCGGCTGCCGGGGATTCGGCGTGATCGAGTCGAGGGGAATCTCGGCGAAGTGCGCACCGATGGGCGCCGCAGGCGCGGGGGGAGCACTGGCCTGCGCCGGCTCCTCTGTCTCACGTGAAACAGCCGACAGCGTCGCCACCTTCGCTGCGGCCACCCCACGGTCATTCGGCAACACGGGCACTGCCGCGGGGGATGCGGGAGCGGCGCCCCCCGCCGCAGCCTGGGCTACCGACTTCTCCGTCGGGGCAGCAGGGATCAGTGCGCCGAGACCACGGCCCAGCCCCCTCCGTCGCTCGCTCACTGAATGCCCTCCACCATGCTCGGGTCGTTCTGCTGTGCGCCGATGTGGGCGTGCGTGGCGTCATAGCTGATGCCAACGCCCTTCAGCGCGATCTCTCGTGCCGCCTCAAGGTATGAGAGGGCACCACTTGATCCAGGATCGTAAGTCAGGACCGTCTGCCCGTAACTCGGCGCCTCGGAGATACGGACGGACCTGGGAATACTCGTCCGCAGCACCTCGTCGCCGAAGTGGGTGCGCACCTCTTCCGCGACCTGGGACGCGAGTCGCGTCCGGCCGTCGTACATGGTGAGCAGGATGGTCGACACATGCAGGCCAGGGTTGAGGTGTCCCCGCACCAGGTCGACGTTCCGCAACAACTGCCCCAGCCCTTCCAGCGCGTAGTACTCACACTGGATCGGGATCAGAACCTCCTGCCCCGCCACCAACGCGTTGACCGTCAGGAGACCGAGAGAGGGCGGACAGTCGATGAGGATGTAGTCCAGCGGCTGTTCGTACGCCTGGATGGCACGCTGTCAGCCGGCTCTCCCGTGCCACCAGGGACACCAGCTCGATCTCCGCACCGGCGAGATCGATCGTGGCAGGGGCGCAGAAGAGGCCCTCGACATCGGGGACCGGCTGGACGACCTCGGAGAGCGGCTTGCTCTCCACCAACACGTCATAGATGGACGGAACTTCGGCGTGATGGTCGATACCCAGCGCCGTGGACGCATTGCCCTGTGGGTCGAGGTCGACCACCAGAACCCGGCCACCGTGCAGGGCCAGCGACGCGGCAAGGTTGACGGTCGTCGTCGTCTTGCCCACACCGCCCTTCTGGTTGGCGACCACCATGATTCGGGTCTGCTCGGGCCGTGGCAGGCCCTCGCCGGCGCGGCCTAGAGCCTCCACCGCCAGTTGGGCAGCACGACCGATGGGAGTGTCGTCCATCGGAGGCGGTGTTTCACGTGAAACATCCGCCCCCATCGACTCGGTACGGGGACCGGGGACCGGATCGGTCATCGGTCCCGCGATGTTGGCGTCGGACCGCAAGGATTCACTCTCCTCGACTTCAGGCTCGCAATGAACAGAGCCTCCCATGTCTTCGGGGTCGTGAACCAGTGAGGCCTTCCGTTCTGTGGAGAAATCCACCTCTGTGGACAACTCAGTTCCCTCATCGAGTGACCCGAGAGGCTTGCGGTCGCGGGGTTCGGCCGCAGCGCGGCCACGACTGATGATGCCGTGCAGCAGTGAGCGACGTTTCACGTGAAACACGATGCACAGCAGTTGCAGCCGGACTGCCGCGACACTCCGGCATGCGTAGGTTTGGCAGCTTGTGTGGAGTACGTCTCGTCCTCAGGACGGATCAGCGTCGTCGGGCCCGGATGAGCGTCATCGGGATCGGATCAGCCGCTCCAGGACGGATCACCGTCGTCGGCGGGCACGTCCCGTGCGAGCCGCCTTGGCGCGCTTCGCGGCGAAGCGCACACCGCCGGGGCTCTCCCCGACCTCGACCCGTACGACCGTGGACATTGGGTCCACCACGCCCTCACCGACATGCAGGATGGACGTCTCCACAGCACCCAGCTTGCTCAGGGCCGCCGACGCGCTCTTCAGCTCCTCCTCGGCGGTGTCACCCTTGAGCGCGAGCATCTCCCCGTACGGCCGCAGCAGCGGGATGCCCCACGTGGCGAGACGGTCGAGAGGAGCGACAGCTCGGGCCGTCACGACGTGGACGGGCTGGATCTTCCCCATGACCTCCTCGGCCCGGCCGCGCACGACGGTCACATGATCGAGGCCGAGCAGTTCCACCACTTCGGTGAGAAAGTTCGTACGCCGCAGCAACGGCTCCAGAAGCGTGATCTTCAGGTCCTCCCGGACCAGCGCCAGCGGAATGCCGGGGAGGCCGGCGCCCGAGCCGACATCGCACACCGTCACGCCCTCGGGCACGACCTCCGAGAGCACCGCGCAGTTCAGCAGGTGCCGCTCCCACAGGCGGGGCACTTCGCGCGGGCCGATGAGACCGCGCTGCACGCCCGCCTCAGCGAGCAGCTCGGCGTACCGCACCGCATCCGCGAAGCGATCACCGAACACCTCGCGCGCCTGCTCGGGCGCGGGGAAGCTCCGCTGCCTCCGTCACGGGGGACCGTCCTTCCGTACGCGTCGGCGCACCCAGCGCCGACACCAGAACCACCAGAACTATCAGGCTGACAAAGTTCGGCCCCGTCTGCGCAACAGACGGGGCCGGGGAAGCTAGGGGCCGATCAGGCGGGAAGCACGACGACGAAGCGCTGCGGCTCCTCGCCCTCGGACTCGCTGCGCAGGCCCGCGGCCTTGACCGCGTCGTGCACGACCTTGCGCTCGAACGGCGTCATCGGCTTCAGCTTCACGGCCTCACCGCTGCTCTTGGCCTCGGCGGCGGCCTTGGCGCCCAGCTCGGACAGCTCGGAGCGCTTCCGGGCTCGGTATCCCGCGATGTCGAGCATCAGCCGGCTGCGGTCACCGGTTTCACGGTGCACGGCCAGACGGGTGAGCTCCTGGAGCGCCTCCAGCACCTCCCCGTCACGGCCGACCAGCTTCTGCAGGTCGCGGCTGCCCGTGTCGCTGATGATCGAGACAGAGGCACGGTCGGCCTCGACGTCCATGTCGATGTCGCCGTCGAGGTCGGCGATGTCGAGCAGACCCTCCAGGTAGTCCGCCGCGATCTCGCCCTCCTGCTCCAGGCGGGTCAGGGTGTCTGCACCCTCGGCAGCGGCGGAGGTGGTGCCTTCCGTCACGGGATGGACTCCTTCTTACTTCTTGGACGGGGACTTGGGCCGCTGCGGACCCTTGCGCTGTCCGGACTGGGCCTTGCTGCGGGTACCGCTGCCGGACTTCGCGTCGGACTTCTTGGCAGCGGCGGCGGGCTTGGCGTCCTCGGGCTCGTCGGACTTGGTGAGCGACGTCTTCGGCTCGGACTCACCGGCCGCCTTCGCGGCGGACTGCCGCTGAGCCTTGGTCTGCCTCTTGGGCTGCTGACGCTTCGGCGTGCCGGTGGTCGGCGTACCGTCATCGGCCTCGACGACGGCGGCGGTGTCGCCCTTGATGACGGTGCCGTCGGCCTGAGCGGCGAGGCCGGCCTTGGTCAGGCCGTTGATGAACTTGCGCTCGAACTCGTTGCGATCGCGTCCCTTGGCGACGATCGCCTTGACGATGGCCCGGTCACGGCGCCGGCTGACCTTGCCGTGGCTGGTGACGTGCTTGTGCAGGCGCTCCAGGTACGAGGCCTGGGCCTTGGAACCCGGGGTCGGGTTGTTGTGGATGACGTACATCTGCTGGCCCATGGTCCACACGTTGGTGGTCAGCCAATAGACGAGGACACCGACGGGGAAGTTGATGCCGAAGACGGCGAACATGATCGGGAAGACGTACATCAGCATCTTCTGCTGCTGCATGAACGGCGTCTTCACCGTGGTGTCGACGTTCTTCGTCATCAGCTGGCGCTGCGTGAAGAACTGCGACGCCGACATCAAGACGATCATGACGGCTGTGACCACGCGGACGTCGGTGAGGGAGGCACCGAGTGCTTCCACCTTCGACGAGCTGTCGGTGAACTTCACCGCCAGAGGCGCACCGACGATGTGCGCCTTCTGGGCACTCTCCAGAAGGCTGGTGTTGATCACGCCGATGGTGTCGTTCGACGCGATGCTGTTCAGCACGTGGTACAGGGCGAAGAAGAACGGGGACTGCGCCAAGATGGGAAGGCACGAGGACAGCGGGTTGGTACCCGTGTCCTTGTACAGCTTCATCATCTCTTCGGACTGACGCTGCTTGTCGTTCTTGTAGCGCTCCTGGATCTTCTTCATCTCGGGCTGGAGCGTCTGCATGGCCCGGGTCGCCTTGATCTGCTTCACGAAGAGCGGGATCAGGCAGATACGGATCAGGATCACCAGGGACACGATCGACAGGCCCCAGGCCCACCCGGTGTCAGGCCCGAAGAGGGCGCCGTACACCGAGTGGAACTGGACGATGACCCAGGAGACGGGTGTGGTGATGAAGCTGAAGAGGCTGGCAATCGTGTCCACTAATCATGCTCCTTGGGCATGGGACGGTGTCTCTGCGGCCGGGCTCGAAGGACTGGACCGACTTGTGGGAGAAGTCTGTCCCTCGATGGCCGGGACGGCGGCGGAGGGCCCGCCCTTGCGTGCACGCCACGCGTTACGCAGCATTTCGTGCCACCGTGGGCGCTTGCGCGGCGGGACATGGTCCACACCGCCCAGCGACCACGGGTTGCACCGCAGGATGCGCCAGGCCGTGAGTGCCGTTCCCTTGATGGCACCGTGCCGGTCGATGGCCGTGAAGCCGTAGTGGGAGCACGATGGGTAGTACTTGCAGACCGGCCCGAGCAGCGGACTGATCGTCCACTGGTAGAGCTTGATCAGAGCAAGCAGCGGGTACTTCATCGCGCGCCCCCTCCCAGCAGCCGCTGGAGGGCGGCATCCAGGTCTCGGGCCAGCTGTGCATGGTCGGCGTCGCCCGCACCGGGCAGTGCACGTACCACTACCAGGCTACCGGGGGGCAGCTGGGCGACTCGGTCGCGCATCAGGTGGCGAAGCCTGCGCTTCACTTTGTTGCGTACGACCGCACCACCCACGGCTTTGCTCACGACGAAACCCGCACGCGTCGGGGGAGCGCTCTCCCCAGGCGCATGCGGGTCCGTGGCACCGCTTCGAAGGTGGACGACGAGGTGCGGGCGTCCTGCCCGGCGTCCTCGCCGTACCGCGGTCGCGAAGTCCTCGCGCCGCCTCAGCCGGTTCTCGGTGGGCAGCACGACGTCATGACCTGACCGGGATCAGGCGGACAGACGGGCGCGACCCTTGCTACGGCGGGACGCGAGGATCGCGCGGCCGGCACGGGTGCGCATACGCAGCCGGAAGCCGTGGGTCTTCGCGCGACGACGGTTGTTCGGCTGGAAGGTGCGCTTGCTCACTCGGGGGCTCCAGAAGAAATCGGTAGTTGCGGGGTGCCGTCCTGGCTGTCACCGTGCGCCCACGAGTAGCTCGCAGTTACGCCCGAGTGCACCGCTTACCGATCACCCAAATGATCTGTGCCCATCGGAGGCAGGCGGCAGCAGCCATCGACAACTCGACCTGGTTACGGTACGCGCGGCTACGCCATCCGGTCAAACCAGCATCCACCCGGAGACACTTGTCCACAGGCTGGGGACAACAACTTGAACCGCAGCGGCCGCCCTGACTACCGTGACGGAACTCCGATTCGTTCCCTTATCCCTGCCCCACCCGATTTACATCCCGAGCCGTCCCAGAACCACACGTTCGTGGGACCTGTGAGAGAGCGTGCCCTGTGGCTGACGTACCTGCCGATCTTGCCGCAGTGTGGCCACGCGTATTGGAGCAACTCCTCGGGGAGGGCCGCGGCCAGGGTGTCGAGTCGAAGGACGAGCACTGGATCCGGCGCTGCCAGCCGCTCGCGCTGGTCGCGGACACCGCCCTGCTCGCCGTACCGAACGAATTCGCGAAGGGCGTGCTCGAGGGCCGACTGGCGCCCGTCGTCAGCGAGACCCTGAGCCGTGAGTGCGGCCGCCCGATCCGGATCGCGATCACTGTCGACGACTCCGCGGGCGAGCCCCCGGCCACGTCGGCTCCGGTCCGGCCTCAGTCGCGCTACGAGGAGCCCGAGATTCCGGCCGCGCGCCAGGACCGCGACGGTTATGAGGGGTACGGTCGCCACCGCGCCGAACCGCTGCCGGGAACGGCGGGTGACCAGCTGCCACCTACGCGCGGAGATCAACTTCCCACCCCCCGTCCCGCCTACCCGTCCGAGTACCAGCGCCCCGAGCCCGGCTCCTGGCCGCGGCCGACGCAGGACGAGTACGGCTGGCAGCAGCAGCGCCTCGGCTTCCCCGAGCGTGACCCGTACGCGTCACCGAGCCAGGACTCGTACGGCTCCCAGGACTCCTACGGATCCCGTGGGTCGTCGCAGGACTCGTACGGATCACATGGTTCCCGTGGGTCGCAGGACTCGTACGGACCACATGGGTCGCAGGACTCGTACGGCTCGTCCTCCCAGGACGCCTACGGCTCTCCGTCCCAGGACTACCGCCCGCAGTCCATGGAGCGCCCCTCCTACGAGTCGCGTTCCGACTACGACACGTCACGCCCCGACTACGACCAGCGCGACCCGGTCCGCCGGGAGCTGCCCGAGCCGCCGGCCGCTCGGGGCACGTGCACCGCGGTGGCCCCGTCGGCCCGAACCTGCCCACCACCGGTGCGCCCGGACCGCTGGCCGCGCAGCCCGCGCCGGCGACCGGCCCGGGTGAGCCCACCGCGCGCCTGAACCCGAAGTACCTCTTCGACACGTTCGTCATCGGCGCCTCCAACCGCTTCGCGCACGCCGCCGCGGTCGCCGTCGCCGAGGCACCGGCGAAGGCGTACAACCCGTTGTTCATCTACGGGGAGTCCGGGCTCGGCAAGACGCACCTGCTGCACGCGATCGGGCACTACGCGCGCAGCCTCTACCCGGGCACGCGGGTGCGGTACGTGAGCTCGGAGGAGTTCACCAACGAGTTCATCAACTCGATCCGCGACGGCAAGGGCGACAGCTTCCGCAAGCGCTACCGCGAGATGGACATCCTGCTCGTCGACGACATCCAGTTCCTGGCGGACAAGGAGTCGACGCAGGAGGAGTTCTTTCACACCTTCAACACGCTCCACAACGCCAACAAGCAGATCGTGCTGTCCTCAGACCGGCCGCCGAAGCAGCTGGTCACGCTGGAGGACCGGCTGCGGAACCGTTTCGAGTGGGGTCTGATCACCGATGTGCAGCCGCCCGAGCTGGAGACGCGTATCGCGATCCTCCGCAAGAAGGCGGTGCAGGAGCAGCTGAACGCGCCGCCGGAGGTGCTGGAGTTCATCGCGTCCCGGATCTCGCGCAACATCCGCGAGCTGGAGGGCGCGCTGATCCGGGTCACGGCGTTCGCCTCGCTCAACCGGCAGCCGGTGGATCTGGGCCTGACGGAGATCGTCCTCAAGGACCTGATCCCCGGTGGCGAGGACTCGGCCCCCGAGATCACGTCCACGGCCATCATGGGCGCGACGGCGGACTACTTCGGGCTCACCGTCGAGGACCTGTGCGGCACCTCGCGCGGCCGCGCCCTCGTCACCGCCCGGCAGATCGCCATGTATCTGTGCCGCGAGCTCACGGATCTGTCGCTGCCGAAGATCGGCGCGCTGTTCGGCGGCCGTGACCACACGACGGTCATGCACGCGGACCGCAAGATCCGCAACCTGATGGCCGAGCGCCGCTCCATCTACAACCAGGTCACCGAGCTGACCAACCGCATCAAGAACGGCTGACAGAGCCGGTCGTACGACGCCGAGGGCGCCCCCGGAACAGGTCCCGGGGGCGCCCTTCCTCATGTCGGGGCCGCCCTTCGTCGTGCTCACGGCCGGCCTTCGTCATGCCGTGGTCGCCGACTGTTCGAATTACCTGCCGGGTTACGGCCCCTCTCCACAGATTCGGCGACTTTCTCCCGTCCACACCCTGGGGACTGGGAAGTTGTCCAGACTGTGTCCACAGGGGCCTGCGTTGCAGGACCATCAGACCAGGTCATCTGCATGTGGATTCGTGGACAAGCGATCTCCACAGCCTGTGGACAGAGAGAACGTCCACAGGCTGTGCATCGAGTTGTCCACCGGCAACCCACAGGCTGGGGCCGGTTGTCCCCAGCGATCCCCAGCTTCTCCACATCGCTGTCCACTGTTCGGCAACACGACGCGCCTCCTCACCGGGTCGAGTGAAAGGCGTCACACGAAGGTGCCGGGTTGGGCTGTGGGAAAGATGGGTAAAGCTGGGGATGGCACTGGGGAGAACTCGCCTCACCCTGTGCACGGCGTGTGCAGAACTTTCTGTTCTCCACAGAGACCCCTGGTTGTCCACCGGCGTCACCCACAGGACCAGTGGACAAAATTCCCGCTCTGAGCTGGGCAAACGTGGTTATCCACGGTATCCACAGGCCCTACTACTACTCCCGACTAGAGAGAGCTGGGAATTCGTTTCGAAGCGGGTCCTGTGCACAACTCGTCCTTCGGCGCCCGACCGCCCCTCGTCACGACTTGACCCCGAGAGGCACCTACTGTCAGTGCGGTGCGTCAGACTGGTCCCCGGTGTCCTCCCCATCCCAGGGACCGTCGACACCGAGACAGACGACGAGGGCCAGGCAGAGCGAGAAGCGCCGGCAACAGCAGGAGGCGGCAACAGTGAAGATCCGGGTGGAACGCGACGTACTCGCGGAGGCAGTGGCCTGGGCGGCACGCAGCCTCCCGGCCCGTCCGCCGGCGCCTGTCCTCGCCGGCCTGCTGCTGAAGGCCGAGGACGGCCAGCTGAGCCTGTCCAGCTTCGACTACGAGGTCTCCGCGCGCGTGTCCGTGGAGGCCGAGGTCGAGGAGGAGGGCACGGTGCTCGTCTCCGGCCGCCTCCTCGCGGACATCTGCCGCGCTCTCCCCAACCGGCCGGTGGAGATTTCCACAGACGGTGTACGGGCGACGGTGGTGTGCGGCTCCTCCCGGTTCACACTCCACACACTGCCTGTGGAGGAGTACCCGGCGCTGCCGCAGATGCCGAACGCGACGGGCACGGTCCCCGGCGAGGTCTTCGCCTCCGCGGCCGCCCAGGTGGCGATCGCCGCCGGCCGCGACGACACGCTGCCCGTCCTCACGGGCGTCCGCATCGAGATCGAGGGCGACACGGTCACGCTGGCGTCCACCGACCGCTACCGCTTCGCGGTCCGCGAGTTCCTGTGGAAGCCGGAGAACCCGGAGGCCTCCGCGGTCGCCCTGGTGCCGGCCAAGACGCTGCTGGACACCGCCAAGGCCCTGACGAGCGGCGACCAGGTGACCCTGGCGCTGTCCGGCTCGGGCTCGGGCGAGGGCCTGATCGGCTTCGAGGGTGCCGGCCGCCGTACGACGACCCGCCTGCTGGAGGGCGACCTCCCGAAGTACCGCACGCTGTTCCCGACGGAGTTCAACAGCATCGCCGTGATCGAGACCGCCCCCTTCGTGGAGGCCGTCAAGCGTGTGGCCCTGGTCGCCGAGCGGAACACCCCGGTGCGGCTCAGCTTCGAGCAGGGCGTGCTCATCCTGGAGGCCGGCTCCAGCGATGACGCACAGGCTGTGGAAAGGGTCGACGCCCAGCTGGAGGGCGACGACATCTCGATCGCCTTCAACCCGACGTTCCTTCTGGACGGCCTGAGCGCCATCGACTCCCCGGTCGCGCAGTTGTCCTTCACGACGTCCACGAAGCCCGCGCTGCTCAGCGGCAAGCCGGCGGTGGACGCCGAGGCGGACGAGGCCTACAAGTACCTGATCATGCCGGTGCGGCTGAGCGGCTGAGCCTGGAAGCTGACTCCGGCGCGAGGTCTGCTGGGGTGTGGGGGGTATCCCCCACAAGATCGCAGTATGCCGGTGCGGCCGAGCTCCGGCGGTTATCCACAGGCTGGGGGCAAACCCGCAGGTGAGGGCGTACGACTGAGCGCGTATGCCCACAGATGTGCGCGAGCGTCCGGGTTTAGGCTCGGCACGGGCACGAAAGTGCCGCAACGCCACGTCGGACACCTGCAAACCTAAGGAACACCACTGATGGAGCTCGGTCTCGTCGGCCTCGGCAAGATGGGCGGCAACATGCGCGAGCGGATCCGCCGCGCGGGCCACACCGTCTTCGGATACGACCGCAACCCGGACCTCGCCGATGTCCACAGCCTGCCGGAGCTTGTGGGCAAGCTCAGCGGCCCGCGCGTGGTCTGGGTCATGGTCCCGGCGGGCGCGCCCACGCAGTCCACCATCGACGAGCTCGCCGAACTGCTGGAGCCCGGCGATGTCGTCGTGGACGGCGGCAACTCCCGCTGGACCGACGACGAGAAGCACGCCGAGGAGCTGGCGGCCAAGGGCATCGGCTTTGTCGACTGCGGGGTCTCCGGCGGCGTATGGGGCCTGGAGAACGGCTACGCGCTGATGTACGGCGGCGACGCGGAGAACGTCGCCAAGGTGCAGCCGATCTTCGACGCCCTCAAGCCGGAGGGCGACTTCGGCTCGGTGCACGCCGGCAAGGTCGGCGCGGGCCACTTCGCGAAGATGGTCCACAACGGCATCGAGTACGCGATGATGCAGGCCTACGCCGAGGGCTGGGAGCTCCTGGAGAAGGTCGACTCCGTGACCGACGTCCGGGAGGTCTTCCGCTCCTGGCAGGAGGGCACGGTCATCCGCTCCTGGCTGCTCGACCTCGCAGTCAACGCGCTCGACGAGGACGAGCACCTGGACAGGCTCCGGGGTTATGCACAGGACTCCGGTGAGGGACGCTGGACTGTGGAAGCCGCGATCGACCACGCGGTGCCGCTGCCGACGATCACCGCGGCGCTGTTCGCGCGGTTCGCCTCCCGTCAGGAGGACTCGCCCCAGATGAAGATGATCGCGGCGCTGCGGAACCAGTTCGGCGGCCACGCGGTCGAGAAGAAGTAACCGAGCACCGAAAGAGGTCGGCGAAACGACCATGCATGTCACGCATCTGTCGCTGGCCGACTTCCGCTCGTACCCCCGGGTCGAGGTCCCGCTCGACCCGGGAGTGACGGCCTTCGTCGGGCCGAACGGGCAGGGCAAGACCAACCTCGTCGAGGCCGTCGGCTATCTCGCCACGCTCGGCAGCCACCGCGTCTCCTCCGACGCCCCCCTGGTCCGCATGGGCGCCGAGCGCGCGATCATCCGGGCCCAGGTGCGGCAGGGCGACCGGCAGCAGCTGGTCGAGCTGGAGCTGAACCCGGGCCGCGCCAACCGGGCCCGGATCAACAGGTCCTCGCAGGTCAAACCGCGTGACGTGCTGGGTATCGTACGGACCGTGCTGTTCGCCCCCGAGGATCTCGCCCTGGTCAAGGGCGACCCCGGTGAGCGGCGCCGCTTCCTCGACGAGCTGATCACCGCCCGTTCCCCCCGCATGGCCGGGGTCCGCTCCGACTACGACCGGGTCCTCAAGCAGCGCAACACCCTCCTGAAGTCGGCCGCGCTCGCCCGGCGGCACGGCGGCCGCAGCATGGACATGTCCACGCTCGACATCTGGGACCAGCATCTCGCGCGCGCGGGCGCCGAGTTGCTCGCCCAGCGCCTGGATTTGATCGCCGCCGTCCAGCCGCTCGCCGACAAGGCGTACGAGCAGCTCGCCCCCGGCGGCGGCCCGATCGCCCTGGAGTACAAG encodes the following:
- the yidD gene encoding membrane protein insertion efficiency factor YidD, with the translated sequence MKYPLLALIKLYQWTISPLLGPVCKYYPSCSHYGFTAIDRHGAIKGTALTAWRILRCNPWSLGGVDHVPPRKRPRWHEMLRNAWRARKGGPSAAVPAIEGQTSPTSRSSPSSPAAETPSHAQGA
- a CDS encoding R3H domain-containing nucleic acid-binding protein → MTEGTTSAAAEGADTLTRLEQEGEIAADYLEGLLDIADLDGDIDMDVEADRASVSIISDTGSRDLQKLVGRDGEVLEALQELTRLAVHRETGDRSRLMLDIAGYRARKRSELSELGAKAAAEAKSSGEAVKLKPMTPFERKVVHDAVKAAGLRSESEGEEPQRFVVVLPA
- the dnaN gene encoding DNA polymerase III subunit beta encodes the protein MKIRVERDVLAEAVAWAARSLPARPPAPVLAGLLLKAEDGQLSLSSFDYEVSARVSVEAEVEEEGTVLVSGRLLADICRALPNRPVEISTDGVRATVVCGSSRFTLHTLPVEEYPALPQMPNATGTVPGEVFASAAAQVAIAAGRDDTLPVLTGVRIEIEGDTVTLASTDRYRFAVREFLWKPENPEASAVALVPAKTLLDTAKALTSGDQVTLALSGSGSGEGLIGFEGAGRRTTTRLLEGDLPKYRTLFPTEFNSIAVIETAPFVEAVKRVALVAERNTPVRLSFEQGVLILEAGSSDDAQAVERVDAQLEGDDISIAFNPTFLLDGLSAIDSPVAQLSFTTSTKPALLSGKPAVDAEADEAYKYLIMPVRLSG
- the recF gene encoding DNA replication/repair protein RecF; this translates as MHVTHLSLADFRSYPRVEVPLDPGVTAFVGPNGQGKTNLVEAVGYLATLGSHRVSSDAPLVRMGAERAIIRAQVRQGDRQQLVELELNPGRANRARINRSSQVKPRDVLGIVRTVLFAPEDLALVKGDPGERRRFLDELITARSPRMAGVRSDYDRVLKQRNTLLKSAALARRHGGRSMDMSTLDIWDQHLARAGAELLAQRLDLIAAVQPLADKAYEQLAPGGGPIALEYKPSAPGEAHTREDLFEQLMAALAEARKQEIERGVTLVGPHRDDLLLKLGQLPAKGYASHGESWSYALALRLASYDLLRAEGNEPVLVLDDVFAELDTRRRERLAELVAPGEQVLVTAAVDDDVPHVLSGVRFAVAEGTVERV
- the gnd gene encoding phosphogluconate dehydrogenase (NAD(+)-dependent, decarboxylating), coding for MELGLVGLGKMGGNMRERIRRAGHTVFGYDRNPDLADVHSLPELVGKLSGPRVVWVMVPAGAPTQSTIDELAELLEPGDVVVDGGNSRWTDDEKHAEELAAKGIGFVDCGVSGGVWGLENGYALMYGGDAENVAKVQPIFDALKPEGDFGSVHAGKVGAGHFAKMVHNGIEYAMMQAYAEGWELLEKVDSVTDVREVFRSWQEGTVIRSWLLDLAVNALDEDEHLDRLRGYAQDSGEGRWTVEAAIDHAVPLPTITAALFARFASRQEDSPQMKMIAALRNQFGGHAVEKK
- the yidC gene encoding membrane protein insertase YidC, which codes for MDTIASLFSFITTPVSWVIVQFHSVYGALFGPDTGWAWGLSIVSLVILIRICLIPLFVKQIKATRAMQTLQPEMKKIQERYKNDKQRQSEEMMKLYKDTGTNPLSSCLPILAQSPFFFALYHVLNSIASNDTIGVINTSLLESAQKAHIVGAPLAVKFTDSSSKVEALGASLTDVRVVTAVMIVLMSASQFFTQRQLMTKNVDTTVKTPFMQQQKMLMYVFPIMFAVFGINFPVGVLVYWLTTNVWTMGQQMYVIHNNPTPGSKAQASYLERLHKHVTSHGKVSRRRDRAIVKAIVAKGRDRNEFERKFINGLTKAGLAAQADGTVIKGDTAAVVEADDGTPTTGTPKRQQPKRQTKAQRQSAAKAAGESEPKTSLTKSDEPEDAKPAAAAKKSDAKSGSGTRSKAQSGQRKGPQRPKSPSKK
- the rpmH gene encoding 50S ribosomal protein L34, translating into MSKRTFQPNNRRRAKTHGFRLRMRTRAGRAILASRRSKGRARLSA
- the rnpA gene encoding ribonuclease P protein component — encoded protein: MLPTENRLRRREDFATAVRRGRRAGRPHLVVHLRSGATDPHAPGESAPPTRAGFVVSKAVGGAVVRNKVKRRLRHLMRDRVAQLPPGSLVVVRALPGAGDADHAQLARDLDAALQRLLGGGAR